The following proteins are encoded in a genomic region of Cryptomeria japonica chromosome 11, Sugi_1.0, whole genome shotgun sequence:
- the LOC131859940 gene encoding calmodulin isoform X1, giving the protein MVEQLTEEQISEFKEAFSLFDKDGDGCITTKELGTVMRSLGQNPTEAELQDMINEVDADGNGTIDFAEFLNLMARKMKDTDSEEELKEAFRVFDKDQNGFISAAELRHVMTNLGEKLTDEEVDEMIREADVDGDGQINYEEFVKVMMAK; this is encoded by the exons ATGGTTGAGCAACTTACAGAGGAGCAGATCTCCGAGTTCAAGGAGGCTTTCAGTTTATTCGACAAGGATGGAGATG GATGCATCACAACAAAGGAGCTTGGAACAGTTATGCGCTCTCTTGGTCAAAACCCAACTGAAGCAGAGCTTCAAGATATGATAAATGAAGTTGATGCTGATGGCAATGGTACGATTGACTTtgctgaatttttaaatttaatggcACGGAAAATGAAGGACACAGACTCTGAAGAAGAGCTTAAGGAGGCATTCCGGGTCTTTGACAAGGATCAAAATGGTTTTATATCTGCTGCTGAACTACGCCATGTCATGACAAATCTAGGTGAAAAGCTTACTGATGAAGAGGTTGATGAGATGATTCGGGAGGCTGATGTGGATGGAGATGGACAGATCAACTATGAGGAGTTTGTCAAGGTGATGATGGCGAAGTGA
- the LOC131859940 gene encoding calmodulin-2/4 isoform X2 has protein sequence MRSLGQNPTEAELQDMINEVDADGNGTIDFAEFLNLMARKMKDTDSEEELKEAFRVFDKDQNGFISAAELRHVMTNLGEKLTDEEVDEMIREADVDGDGQINYEEFVKVMMAK, from the coding sequence ATGCGCTCTCTTGGTCAAAACCCAACTGAAGCAGAGCTTCAAGATATGATAAATGAAGTTGATGCTGATGGCAATGGTACGATTGACTTtgctgaatttttaaatttaatggcACGGAAAATGAAGGACACAGACTCTGAAGAAGAGCTTAAGGAGGCATTCCGGGTCTTTGACAAGGATCAAAATGGTTTTATATCTGCTGCTGAACTACGCCATGTCATGACAAATCTAGGTGAAAAGCTTACTGATGAAGAGGTTGATGAGATGATTCGGGAGGCTGATGTGGATGGAGATGGACAGATCAACTATGAGGAGTTTGTCAAGGTGATGATGGCGAAGTGA